Proteins encoded within one genomic window of Streptomyces sp. NBC_01314:
- a CDS encoding NAD(P)/FAD-dependent oxidoreductase, which translates to MAPSAMNRWTKSLADAQPEPYWLEDSGKPHPEPALTGSESCDLLVVGGGYSGLWTALIAKERDPGRDVVLLEGREVGWAASGRNGGFCAASITHGLANGLARWPDEIHKLEELGARNLDEIEAAVARHGLDCDFERAGEIDVATEPYQARELRDWYDEIVGKGLADGIEFLDADAVRDQVASPTFQAGLHDRRGVAMLHPAKLAWGLKRACLNLGVRVYEHTPALNLKNHGVGMAVRTPYGQVRTRQVALGTNIFPSLVKRVRAYTVPVYDYALMTEPLTADQLASIGWKNRQGLGDSANQFHYFRLSADNRILWGGYDAVYQYGGRVRAEYDDRPETYAKLAGHFFTCFPQLEGVRFTHAWGGAIDTCSRFSAFFGTAHQGRVAYAAGYTGLGVGATRFGADVMLDLLAGERTERTELEMVRRKPLPFPPEPFAWTGITLTKWSLARADSHAGRRNLWLKAMDRLGLGFDS; encoded by the coding sequence ATGGCCCCAAGCGCCATGAACCGTTGGACAAAGTCACTCGCCGACGCACAGCCGGAGCCGTACTGGCTCGAAGATTCCGGCAAGCCCCACCCCGAGCCCGCGCTCACCGGCTCCGAGAGCTGCGACCTGCTGGTCGTCGGCGGTGGCTACAGCGGGCTGTGGACCGCGCTGATCGCCAAGGAGCGCGACCCGGGGCGGGATGTCGTCCTGCTGGAAGGCCGTGAGGTGGGCTGGGCCGCCTCCGGCCGCAACGGCGGCTTCTGCGCCGCCTCGATCACCCACGGGCTGGCCAACGGCCTCGCCCGCTGGCCCGACGAGATCCACAAGCTGGAGGAACTGGGCGCCCGCAACCTCGACGAGATCGAGGCGGCGGTCGCCCGCCACGGCCTGGACTGCGACTTCGAACGCGCCGGCGAGATCGACGTGGCCACCGAGCCGTACCAGGCCCGGGAACTGCGCGACTGGTACGACGAGATCGTCGGCAAGGGCCTCGCCGACGGCATCGAGTTCCTGGACGCCGACGCCGTCCGCGACCAGGTCGCCTCCCCCACCTTCCAGGCGGGCCTGCACGACCGCCGGGGCGTCGCCATGCTGCACCCCGCCAAACTCGCCTGGGGCCTCAAGCGGGCCTGCCTGAACCTCGGCGTCCGCGTCTACGAGCACACCCCCGCGCTCAACCTGAAGAACCACGGCGTCGGCATGGCCGTCCGCACCCCCTACGGCCAGGTCCGTACCCGGCAGGTGGCGCTCGGCACGAACATCTTCCCCAGCCTGGTCAAGCGTGTCCGCGCGTACACCGTCCCCGTCTACGACTACGCCCTGATGACCGAGCCGCTGACCGCCGACCAGCTGGCGTCGATCGGCTGGAAGAACCGGCAGGGGCTCGGGGACTCGGCCAACCAGTTCCACTACTTCCGGCTCAGCGCCGACAACCGGATCCTCTGGGGCGGCTACGACGCGGTGTACCAGTACGGCGGCCGAGTGCGCGCCGAGTACGACGACCGGCCGGAGACGTACGCCAAGCTCGCCGGGCACTTCTTCACCTGCTTCCCGCAGCTGGAGGGGGTCCGCTTCACCCACGCCTGGGGCGGCGCGATCGACACCTGCTCCCGCTTCTCGGCCTTCTTCGGCACCGCCCACCAGGGCAGAGTCGCCTACGCGGCCGGCTACACGGGGCTGGGCGTGGGCGCCACCCGGTTCGGCGCCGACGTCATGCTGGACCTGCTCGCGGGCGAGCGCACCGAGCGCACCGAACTGGAGATGGTCCGCAGGAAGCCGCTGCCGTTCCCGCCGGAGCCCTTCGCCTGGACCGGTATCACCCTCACCAAGTGGTCCCTGGCCCGCGCCGACTCCCACGCAGGCCGCCGCAACCTGTGGCTGAAGGCCATGGACCGGCTGGGGCTGGGCTTCGACAGCTGA
- a CDS encoding ABC transporter permease produces METRQSHRLGTGVNWLKHRLVVIAGLLTLGYLLLPNVVVTVFSFNQPKGRFNYDWQEFSTAAWTDPCGVADLCGSLSLSLQLAAWATLGATALGTMIAFALVRYRFRARGAVNSLIFLPMAMPEVVMAASLLTLFLNMGAQLGFWTILIAHIMFCLSFVVVAVKARVMSMDPRLEEAARDLYAGPVQTFVRVTLPIAAPGIAAGALLAFALSFDDFIITNFNAGSTVTFPMFVWGSAQRGTPVQINVIGTAMFLVAVLFVMAGMLIGNRKKKHKA; encoded by the coding sequence ATGGAAACGCGACAGAGTCACAGACTCGGCACCGGCGTCAACTGGCTCAAGCACCGTCTCGTCGTCATCGCGGGACTGCTGACCCTCGGATATCTGCTTCTCCCGAACGTGGTCGTCACGGTCTTCTCCTTCAACCAGCCGAAGGGCCGCTTCAACTACGACTGGCAGGAATTCTCCACCGCCGCCTGGACCGACCCGTGCGGCGTCGCCGACCTCTGCGGCTCGCTCTCGCTCAGCCTCCAGCTGGCCGCCTGGGCCACCCTCGGCGCGACCGCCCTCGGCACCATGATCGCCTTCGCGCTGGTCCGCTACCGCTTCCGCGCACGCGGCGCCGTCAACTCACTGATCTTCCTCCCGATGGCGATGCCCGAGGTCGTGATGGCCGCCTCCCTGCTCACGCTCTTCCTCAACATGGGCGCACAGCTGGGATTCTGGACGATCCTCATCGCCCACATCATGTTCTGCCTCAGCTTCGTCGTCGTCGCCGTCAAAGCACGCGTGATGTCGATGGACCCCAGGCTGGAGGAAGCCGCGCGCGACCTGTACGCGGGACCCGTCCAGACCTTCGTCCGGGTCACCCTGCCCATCGCCGCCCCCGGCATCGCGGCGGGCGCGCTGCTCGCCTTCGCGCTCTCCTTCGACGATTTCATCATCACCAATTTCAACGCGGGCTCGACCGTCACCTTCCCCATGTTCGTCTGGGGCTCGGCACAACGCGGCACACCCGTCCAGATCAATGTCATCGGTACGGCCATGTTCCTTGTCGCCGTACTGTTCGTGATGGCGGGAATGCTCATCGGAAACCGTAAGAAGAAGCACAAGGCATAA
- a CDS encoding DUF4190 domain-containing protein, translating to MPSDEAPIPETPAAPRPDPWTPPQDRVPAPARTVADGAALPRVADAVPASAGSNAASQPEGVMPAPKVALNKPTAPTGSAPSPPSVHDQMTVASMPGVDATGPIPAGVGGPVSPQAPATPQSWAGPGTFAPPGGPQSTMSSTSAPDPFAPPAPYTSYPPPVAGVPHVAPTPGAAVPPPPISPDGPGQVPYGYPQYPAYQGVPAHPGVGYPAPGVGYPAPGAGYAWPVMAPPPSNGMGIAAMVLGICAAVLFCLWPLAILLGVMAVVFGCVGRAKVRRGEATNPGHALAGIICGVVGILLGIGFIVLIIVAPGSDGYDSDPSDDGYSTSLSLMLPPGDSGV from the coding sequence ATGCCGTCCGACGAGGCGCCGATCCCAGAGACACCGGCCGCCCCGCGGCCGGACCCGTGGACACCGCCACAGGACCGGGTCCCGGCACCGGCGCGGACGGTGGCCGACGGTGCCGCACTGCCGAGGGTGGCCGACGCCGTTCCCGCGTCGGCCGGGTCGAACGCCGCCTCGCAGCCCGAGGGCGTGATGCCGGCCCCGAAGGTGGCGCTGAACAAGCCGACCGCGCCGACGGGGTCCGCGCCGTCCCCTCCCTCGGTGCACGACCAGATGACGGTCGCGTCCATGCCTGGTGTGGATGCGACCGGTCCGATACCGGCCGGCGTCGGCGGGCCGGTCTCTCCCCAGGCCCCCGCGACCCCGCAGTCCTGGGCCGGCCCCGGCACGTTCGCACCGCCGGGCGGCCCGCAGTCCACCATGTCCTCCACCTCCGCGCCCGACCCGTTCGCCCCGCCCGCGCCCTACACGTCCTACCCGCCACCGGTGGCCGGCGTTCCCCACGTCGCCCCCACCCCCGGCGCCGCCGTACCGCCCCCGCCCATCAGCCCCGACGGGCCCGGGCAGGTGCCGTACGGCTACCCGCAGTACCCGGCGTACCAGGGCGTTCCCGCCCACCCCGGTGTCGGCTACCCGGCCCCCGGCGTCGGCTACCCCGCCCCGGGAGCGGGCTACGCCTGGCCCGTGATGGCGCCGCCGCCGAGCAACGGGATGGGAATCGCGGCGATGGTGCTCGGTATCTGCGCCGCCGTGCTGTTCTGCCTGTGGCCGCTGGCGATTCTGCTCGGAGTGATGGCCGTGGTCTTCGGATGCGTCGGCCGGGCCAAGGTCCGCCGCGGCGAGGCGACGAACCCGGGGCACGCCCTGGCCGGGATCATCTGCGGAGTGGTCGGCATCCTGCTCGGCATCGGCTTCATCGTCCTGATCATCGTGGCGCCCGGCAGCGACGGCTACGACTCCGACCCCTCCGACGACGGCTACTCCACGTCGCTGTCCCTGATGCTGCCGCCGGGAGACAGCGGCGTGTAG
- a CDS encoding PotD/PotF family extracellular solute-binding protein, which produces MEQYEPDRLSQAQAAAVRRSLTGGRAALSRRSLLRATTGGALAIGGLGALSACGIPGAKNTSAVSSEDHSAKEKEVHFSNWTDYMDIDDTGKRHPSLDQFTRRTGIKVEYTEDINDNVEFFGKIKPQLAAGQGTGRDLICVTDWLAARLIRFGWVQKLDAANLPHAYTNLSDQFRNPDWDPGRAYSYPWQGISTVIAYNKKALDGEEVKSVSDMLDNPKLKGRIGFLSEMRDSIGMTLLDMGKDPAKFTDDDYDAAIARLQKAVDNGQIRRFTGNDYISDISTGDLAACIAWAGDVVQLKADSPDVDFVIPDSGYMTSTDNLLIPNRARHKTNAERLIDYYYEPKPAAELAAFINYVCPVDGVRAELAKIDPDAANNPLIIPDAAMAAKSHAFRSLSQKEETAYEEKFAKLTGA; this is translated from the coding sequence ATGGAGCAGTACGAGCCCGACCGCCTGTCCCAGGCCCAGGCGGCCGCCGTGCGGCGCAGCCTCACGGGCGGCAGGGCCGCCCTCAGCCGCCGTTCGCTGCTGCGCGCCACGACCGGCGGCGCACTGGCGATAGGCGGGCTCGGCGCGCTGAGCGCCTGCGGCATCCCCGGGGCGAAGAACACCTCGGCCGTCTCGTCCGAGGACCACTCGGCCAAGGAGAAGGAGGTCCACTTCTCCAACTGGACCGATTACATGGACATCGACGACACCGGCAAGCGCCATCCCAGCCTGGACCAGTTCACGCGACGCACCGGCATCAAGGTCGAGTACACCGAGGACATCAACGACAACGTCGAATTCTTCGGCAAGATCAAACCGCAGCTCGCCGCGGGGCAGGGCACCGGTCGCGACCTCATATGCGTCACCGACTGGCTCGCCGCCCGGCTGATCCGCTTCGGGTGGGTCCAGAAACTGGACGCCGCGAATCTGCCGCACGCCTACACGAACCTCTCCGACCAGTTCCGCAACCCCGACTGGGACCCGGGCCGGGCGTACTCCTACCCCTGGCAGGGCATCTCGACCGTCATCGCCTACAACAAGAAGGCGCTCGACGGCGAGGAGGTCAAGTCCGTCTCCGACATGCTCGACAACCCGAAGCTCAAGGGCCGGATCGGGTTCCTCTCCGAGATGCGCGACAGCATCGGGATGACGCTGCTGGACATGGGCAAGGATCCGGCAAAGTTCACCGACGACGACTACGACGCGGCGATCGCCCGCCTCCAGAAGGCCGTCGACAACGGCCAGATCCGCCGCTTCACCGGCAACGACTACATCTCGGACATCAGCACGGGCGACCTCGCGGCCTGTATCGCCTGGGCCGGTGACGTGGTCCAGCTCAAGGCCGACAGCCCGGACGTCGACTTCGTCATCCCCGACAGCGGTTACATGACCTCGACGGACAACCTGCTGATCCCGAACAGGGCCCGGCACAAGACCAACGCCGAACGGCTCATCGACTACTACTACGAGCCGAAGCCGGCCGCCGAACTCGCCGCGTTCATCAACTACGTGTGCCCCGTCGACGGCGTGAGGGCCGAGCTGGCCAAGATCGACCCGGACGCGGCGAACAACCCGCTGATCATTCCCGACGCGGCCATGGCAGCCAAGTCCCACGCTTTCCGCTCCCTCAGCCAGAAGGAAGAGACGGCGTACGAAGAGAAGTTCGCGAAGCTGACAGGGGCGTGA
- a CDS encoding ABC transporter permease has translation MSTLTEVEAPPPLAPVPTAKRPRKRGRWTPYLLLAPGLVWLLVFFAMPMVYQASTSVQTGSLEDGYQVTWHFATYWDALSEYYPQFLRSVLYAGSATILCLLLGYPLAYLIAFRAGRWRNLILILVIAPFFTSFLIRTLAWKTILSDGGPVVGALNTLHVLDVTSWLGLTAGDRVLATPLAVVCGLTYNFLPFMILPLYTSLERIDGRLHEAAGDLYAKPFTTFRKVTFPLSMPGVVSGTLLTFIPAGGDYVNAELLGSTNTQMIGNVIQSQFLRILDYPTAAALSFILMAAILLMVTVYIRKSGTEDLV, from the coding sequence ATGTCGACCCTCACCGAAGTCGAGGCACCACCGCCTCTCGCTCCCGTGCCGACGGCGAAGCGGCCCCGCAAGCGAGGCCGCTGGACGCCGTACCTGCTGCTCGCGCCCGGCCTCGTCTGGCTGCTGGTCTTCTTCGCGATGCCGATGGTCTACCAGGCCTCCACGTCCGTGCAGACGGGCTCCCTGGAGGACGGCTACCAGGTCACCTGGCACTTCGCGACCTACTGGGACGCGCTGAGCGAGTACTACCCGCAGTTCCTGCGCTCGGTCCTCTACGCGGGCTCGGCGACGATCCTGTGCCTGCTCCTGGGCTACCCGCTGGCCTACCTGATCGCGTTCCGGGCCGGCCGATGGCGCAACCTGATCCTGATCCTGGTGATCGCCCCGTTCTTCACCAGTTTCCTGATCCGCACCCTCGCCTGGAAGACGATCCTGTCGGACGGCGGCCCGGTCGTCGGCGCCCTCAACACCCTGCACGTCCTGGACGTCACCAGCTGGCTCGGCCTCACCGCCGGCGACCGGGTGCTGGCCACACCGCTCGCGGTGGTCTGCGGCCTCACCTACAACTTCCTGCCGTTCATGATCCTGCCGCTCTACACCTCGCTGGAGCGCATCGACGGGCGGCTGCACGAGGCCGCCGGCGACCTCTACGCCAAGCCGTTCACCACCTTCCGCAAGGTCACCTTCCCGCTCTCCATGCCGGGCGTCGTCTCCGGCACGCTGCTGACCTTCATCCCGGCCGGCGGCGACTACGTGAACGCCGAACTCCTCGGCTCCACCAACACCCAGATGATCGGCAACGTCATCCAGAGCCAGTTCCTACGGATCCTCGACTATCCGACGGCCGCGGCCCTCTCGTTCATTCTCATGGCCGCGATTCTCCTCATGGTCACGGTCTACATCCGTAAGTCGGGGACGGAGGATCTGGTCTAA
- a CDS encoding ABC transporter ATP-binding protein produces the protein MTSNKTSNNGPDDGSGDVRLSGIGKTYGSFTAVHPLDLTVPEGSFFALLGASGCGKTTTLRMIAGLEEPSCGSVRLGDQDVTNLPPYKRPVNTVFQSYALFPHLDIFENVAFGLRRRGVKGVKKQVEEMLELVQLGEQARKKPHQLSGGQQQRVAVARALINHPKVLLLDEPLGALDLKLRRQMQLELKRIQTEVGITFIHVTHDQEEAMTMADTVAVMNGGRVEQLGAPADLYENPRTTFVANFLGTSNLIEAEVDSRSGDEIVLKTGADQLVLPEARCSAPAATGGKVLVGVRPEKITLTHADDAGEIPVGRNRVTGRIAATSFIGVSTQYVIDSPVCPAFEVYAQNIDRDARLVPGADVVLHWNPAHTFGLDAAQDIDAGVDEGAAV, from the coding sequence ATGACCAGCAACAAGACCAGCAACAACGGCCCGGACGACGGCAGCGGTGACGTCCGCCTCTCCGGCATCGGCAAGACCTACGGCTCCTTCACCGCCGTGCACCCGCTCGACCTGACCGTGCCGGAAGGTTCCTTCTTCGCCCTCCTCGGAGCGTCGGGCTGTGGCAAGACGACGACCCTGCGCATGATCGCCGGCCTGGAGGAACCTTCCTGCGGAAGTGTCCGGCTCGGCGACCAGGACGTGACCAACCTGCCCCCGTACAAGCGGCCGGTGAACACGGTCTTCCAGTCGTACGCCCTCTTCCCACATCTCGACATCTTCGAGAACGTGGCCTTCGGTCTGCGTCGCCGCGGCGTCAAGGGTGTGAAGAAGCAGGTCGAGGAGATGCTGGAGCTGGTCCAGCTCGGCGAGCAGGCCCGCAAGAAGCCGCACCAGCTCTCCGGCGGCCAGCAGCAGCGCGTCGCCGTGGCCCGCGCGCTCATCAACCACCCGAAGGTGCTCCTCCTCGACGAGCCGCTCGGTGCCCTCGACCTCAAGCTGCGCCGCCAGATGCAGTTGGAGCTGAAGCGGATCCAGACCGAGGTCGGCATCACGTTCATCCATGTCACGCACGACCAGGAGGAGGCCATGACCATGGCCGACACGGTCGCGGTGATGAACGGCGGCAGAGTCGAGCAACTCGGCGCACCCGCCGACCTGTACGAGAACCCGCGCACCACCTTCGTCGCCAACTTCCTCGGCACCTCCAACCTCATCGAGGCCGAGGTCGACTCCCGGAGCGGCGACGAGATCGTGCTGAAGACGGGCGCCGACCAACTCGTCCTCCCCGAGGCGCGGTGTTCCGCGCCCGCCGCGACCGGCGGCAAGGTGCTGGTCGGGGTACGCCCGGAGAAGATCACCCTCACGCACGCGGACGACGCCGGGGAGATCCCGGTCGGCCGCAACCGCGTCACCGGCAGGATCGCCGCCACCAGCTTCATCGGCGTCTCCACGCAGTACGTGATCGACAGCCCCGTCTGCCCCGCCTTCGAGGTGTACGCGCAGAACATCGACCGTGACGCCCGGCTCGTGCCCGGCGCCGACGTCGTCCTGCACTGGAACCCCGCGCACACGTTCGGCCTGGACGCCGCCCAGGACATCGACGCGGGCGTCGACGAAGGGGCGGCCGTCTGA
- a CDS encoding gamma-aminobutyraldehyde dehydrogenase yields MQNPGTATPDRFPAHDRFAAGAQYIAGRLTKGTSGRTHAVVDPATGDEVLTYELAGTDDVDAAVAAARAAFPGWASTTPGERSDALHRLAAVLADRAEEFARAESLQCGKPLKLTREFDVPGTIDNTAFFAGAARHLQGQSAGEYSGDHTSYVRREPIGVVGSVAPWNYPLQMAAWKILPAVAAGNTIVLKPAELTPLTSLLFAQAAKDAGIPAGVINIVTGTGKEAGEHLVGHPDVVMTSFTGSTAVGKRVAEIATATVKRIHLELGGKAPFVVFDDADLEAAANGAVAGALINTGQDCTAATRAYVQRPLYEEFVARTAALMETVRLGDPFAPGTDLGPLISHVQRDRVAGFVERARAYARVVTGGEAPQGELKDGAYYRPTLVADAAQDSEIVQSEIFGPVLVVLPFDSDDEGIRLANDTPYGLAASAWSRDVYRAGRATREIKAGCVWVNDHIPIISEMPHGGYKASGFGKDMSVYSFEEYTQVKHVMFDNTAIARKDWHRTIFGDR; encoded by the coding sequence ATGCAGAACCCGGGCACCGCCACCCCGGACCGATTCCCCGCACACGACCGCTTCGCGGCCGGCGCGCAGTACATCGCAGGCCGCCTGACGAAGGGCACATCGGGGCGTACCCACGCGGTCGTCGACCCCGCGACGGGCGACGAGGTCCTCACCTACGAACTGGCCGGCACCGACGACGTGGACGCGGCCGTCGCCGCCGCCCGCGCGGCGTTCCCCGGCTGGGCCTCCACCACACCCGGTGAGCGGTCGGACGCGCTGCACCGCCTGGCCGCCGTCCTGGCCGACCGGGCGGAGGAGTTCGCGCGGGCCGAGTCCCTGCAGTGCGGGAAGCCGCTCAAGCTGACGCGCGAGTTCGACGTGCCCGGCACCATCGACAACACCGCGTTCTTCGCGGGCGCCGCCCGGCACCTGCAGGGCCAGTCGGCCGGCGAGTACTCCGGCGACCACACCTCGTACGTACGCCGCGAGCCCATCGGAGTGGTGGGTTCCGTCGCGCCCTGGAACTACCCGCTCCAGATGGCCGCCTGGAAAATCCTCCCGGCGGTCGCCGCGGGCAACACGATCGTCCTGAAGCCCGCCGAGCTGACCCCGCTCACCTCGCTGCTGTTCGCGCAGGCCGCCAAGGACGCCGGAATCCCCGCCGGCGTGATCAACATCGTCACCGGGACGGGCAAGGAGGCCGGGGAGCACCTCGTCGGGCATCCCGACGTGGTCATGACCTCCTTCACCGGGTCCACGGCGGTCGGGAAGCGTGTGGCCGAGATCGCCACGGCCACCGTCAAACGCATCCATCTGGAGCTGGGCGGCAAGGCCCCGTTCGTGGTCTTCGACGACGCCGACCTGGAGGCCGCGGCCAACGGCGCGGTCGCGGGCGCCCTCATCAACACCGGCCAGGACTGCACGGCCGCCACGCGCGCGTACGTGCAAAGGCCCCTTTACGAGGAGTTCGTCGCACGGACGGCCGCCCTCATGGAGACCGTCCGGCTCGGCGACCCCTTCGCCCCGGGCACGGACCTCGGTCCGCTGATCTCGCACGTCCAGCGTGACCGTGTCGCCGGGTTCGTCGAGCGGGCACGCGCGTACGCGCGCGTGGTCACCGGTGGCGAGGCACCCCAGGGAGAGCTGAAGGACGGCGCGTACTACCGGCCGACGCTCGTCGCGGACGCGGCCCAGGACAGTGAGATCGTCCAGTCGGAGATCTTCGGGCCGGTGCTGGTGGTCCTGCCCTTCGACAGCGACGACGAGGGCATCCGGCTGGCGAACGACACCCCGTACGGGCTCGCCGCCTCCGCCTGGAGCCGGGACGTGTACCGGGCGGGCCGCGCCACACGGGAGATCAAGGCCGGGTGTGTGTGGGTCAACGACCACATCCCGATCATCAGCGAGATGCCGCACGGCGGCTACAAGGCGTCCGGCTTCGGCAAGGACATGTCCGTGTACTCGTTCGAGGAGTACACCCAGGTCAAACACGTCATGTTCGACAATACGGCGATCGCCAGGAAGGACTGGCACCGCACGATCTTCGGGGACCGCTAG
- a CDS encoding phosphatase PAP2 family protein — MRHTDPDGHPRTTPPVRGWPSTPSGRRAALLLLGAPALLFALITWQVLAHGPLARADESVSDALVHRGAPTRFLADLGNITVAVPVLALVLLYVAWRTRATGRDHWWRPSAAAALLMAAVPLWVIPLKELIARSGPPVMGPGTGFYPSGHTATASVAYGGAVLLLLPWLRGAPARRAVVVLAVVLNIGVGFGLVRQGYHWPLDVVASWCVCATLLSSLWFRVRRRPAG, encoded by the coding sequence GTGCGGCACACCGATCCGGACGGCCACCCCCGAACCACCCCCCCTGTTCGGGGGTGGCCGTCCACCCCCTCGGGCCGCCGCGCCGCCCTCCTCCTTCTCGGCGCCCCGGCCCTTCTCTTCGCCCTGATCACCTGGCAGGTCCTCGCGCACGGCCCCCTGGCCCGCGCGGACGAAAGCGTCAGCGACGCCCTCGTCCACCGGGGCGCCCCCACCCGGTTCCTCGCCGACCTCGGCAACATCACAGTCGCCGTCCCGGTCCTCGCCCTCGTGCTCCTGTACGTCGCGTGGCGTACGCGTGCCACCGGTAGGGACCACTGGTGGCGGCCCTCCGCCGCGGCGGCGCTCCTCATGGCCGCCGTACCGCTCTGGGTGATCCCGTTGAAGGAGCTCATCGCCCGGTCGGGCCCGCCGGTCATGGGCCCCGGGACGGGTTTCTACCCCTCCGGCCACACCGCGACCGCCTCCGTCGCGTACGGCGGTGCCGTCCTGCTCCTGCTGCCCTGGCTGCGCGGCGCCCCCGCGCGCCGCGCGGTCGTCGTCCTCGCGGTCGTCCTGAACATCGGGGTCGGCTTCGGCCTGGTGCGCCAGGGCTACCACTGGCCGCTCGACGTGGTGGCGAGCTGGTGCGTGTGCGCGACGCTGCTCTCCTCGCTGTGGTTCCGGGTGCGTCGTCGTCCTGCGGGGTGA
- a CDS encoding NADAR family protein, giving the protein MEKIDSWDTLTEAVRAGARVKYLHFWGHRPRPDGRIGASCLSQWWPSPFTVDGVEYATAEHWMMASKARLFGDTEAERKSVAASSPAQAKKIGRLVRGFDDAVWQRERFAIVAEGSFHKFAAHTDLRMFLLGTGNRVLVEASPLDRVWGIGLAADDERAMDPARWRGPNLLGFALMAARERLLSGVDA; this is encoded by the coding sequence ATGGAGAAGATCGATTCTTGGGACACGCTGACGGAAGCGGTCCGCGCGGGGGCAAGGGTCAAGTACCTGCACTTCTGGGGACACCGCCCACGGCCCGACGGGCGGATCGGCGCGAGCTGTCTGAGCCAGTGGTGGCCGTCACCGTTCACGGTGGACGGGGTGGAGTACGCGACGGCCGAGCACTGGATGATGGCGTCGAAGGCCCGGCTGTTCGGGGACACCGAGGCGGAGCGCAAGTCCGTGGCCGCTTCGAGCCCCGCGCAGGCGAAGAAGATCGGGCGGCTCGTCCGCGGCTTCGACGACGCCGTGTGGCAGCGGGAGCGCTTCGCGATCGTCGCCGAGGGCAGCTTCCACAAGTTCGCCGCCCACACGGACCTGCGGATGTTCCTCCTGGGCACGGGCAACCGCGTACTCGTCGAAGCCAGCCCCCTTGATCGCGTCTGGGGCATCGGTCTCGCGGCGGACGACGAGCGCGCCATGGACCCCGCGCGGTGGCGGGGCCCCAACCTGTTGGGCTTCGCGCTGATGGCTGCCCGGGAGAGACTGCTGAGCGGGGTCGACGCCTGA
- a CDS encoding adenosine deaminase produces the protein MTDHRTAQGVPVTPAVPGASTAPGASGTRDPHAFIAGLPKAELHVHHVGSASPRIVSELAARHPDSKVPTDPEALADYFTFTDFAHFIQVYLSVVDLIRTPEDVRLLTFEVARDLARQQVRYAELTITPFSSTRRGIDELAFMAAIEDARKAAEAEFGTVLRWCFDIPGEAGLDAAEETTRLATEDRVRPEGLVSFGLGGPEVGVPRPQFKPYFDRAIAAGLHSVPHAGETTGPETIWDALTDLRAERIGHGTSAAGDPKLLAHLAEHRIALEVCPTSNIATRAVRTLDEHPIKEFVRAGVLVTVNSDDPPMFGTDLNTEYAVAARLLGLDEQGLAALAKNAVRASFLDEPGKTRLCAEIDTYTSAWLTP, from the coding sequence TTGACCGACCACCGCACCGCGCAGGGCGTGCCCGTGACCCCCGCCGTTCCCGGCGCGTCCACCGCTCCCGGCGCCTCCGGCACCCGCGACCCGCACGCCTTCATCGCCGGACTGCCCAAGGCCGAACTGCACGTGCACCACGTCGGCTCCGCCTCCCCCCGTATCGTCTCGGAACTGGCCGCCCGCCACCCCGACTCCAAGGTGCCGACGGACCCCGAGGCGCTCGCGGACTACTTCACGTTCACGGACTTCGCCCACTTCATCCAGGTGTATCTGTCCGTCGTCGACCTGATCCGCACCCCGGAGGACGTCCGGCTGCTGACGTTCGAGGTGGCGCGGGATCTGGCCCGGCAGCAGGTCCGGTACGCCGAGCTGACCATCACACCGTTCTCCTCCACCCGCCGCGGGATCGACGAGCTGGCCTTCATGGCGGCGATCGAGGACGCGCGCAAGGCGGCGGAGGCCGAGTTCGGGACCGTTCTGCGCTGGTGCTTCGACATCCCCGGCGAGGCGGGGCTCGACGCCGCCGAGGAGACGACCCGGCTCGCGACCGAGGACCGGGTGCGTCCCGAGGGGCTGGTGTCGTTCGGGCTCGGCGGGCCCGAGGTCGGCGTACCGAGGCCGCAGTTCAAGCCGTACTTCGACCGGGCGATCGCGGCCGGGCTGCACTCCGTGCCGCACGCCGGCGAGACCACCGGGCCCGAGACGATCTGGGACGCGCTCACCGACCTCCGCGCGGAACGCATCGGGCACGGCACCAGTGCGGCCGGCGACCCGAAACTGCTCGCGCACCTCGCCGAGCACCGGATCGCCCTGGAGGTCTGCCCGACCTCGAACATAGCCACGCGCGCGGTCCGCACCCTCGACGAGCACCCCATCAAGGAGTTCGTACGGGCCGGGGTGCTGGTCACCGTCAACTCCGACGACCCGCCGATGTTCGGCACCGACCTCAACACCGAGTACGCGGTCGCCGCGCGCCTCCTCGGCCTCGACGAGCAGGGGCTGGCCGCGCTCGCGAAGAACGCCGTGCGGGCGTCCTTCCTCGACGAGCCCGGCAAGACCCGTCTGTGCGCCGAGATCGACACCTACACCTCGGCCTGGCTGACGCCCTGA